A genomic window from Bacteroidota bacterium includes:
- a CDS encoding class I SAM-dependent methyltransferase codes for MISTFSFLQDIAVRPLAAAEVRRLNKSGVPLARTLATCIDQAFHDRLSEAEQRLIGRIQSRRAMLEHSNEQITITDYGAGRKTNGGDGAHSIGNVARNSSKPHQWAMQLFRLIRSFTPLSCLELGTCLGISGMYEAAALQLNAKGKLVTLEGDESLAEMARRNFSELGFTNAEVVQGRFQDTLEAAARRICPIDFVFIDGHHAGEWMTKYFEMVFPFLSSHALVLFDDIHWSRDMKRAWDAVKRDPRILLNSDLYQLGITIVNKSTQCTYGGVNAG; via the coding sequence CGTCCGCTCGCGGCGGCAGAAGTGCGCCGGCTCAATAAATCCGGAGTTCCGTTGGCCCGCACGCTCGCGACGTGCATTGATCAAGCGTTCCATGACCGATTGAGCGAAGCCGAGCAGCGGCTCATCGGCAGGATTCAATCGCGCCGCGCAATGCTGGAGCATTCAAACGAGCAGATCACAATAACCGACTATGGAGCGGGAAGAAAAACGAATGGAGGAGACGGCGCACACAGTATCGGCAATGTGGCAAGAAATTCGAGCAAACCGCATCAATGGGCGATGCAGCTCTTCAGGCTCATCCGCTCTTTTACCCCTCTGTCCTGTCTTGAGCTTGGCACTTGCCTTGGCATTTCCGGAATGTACGAGGCGGCAGCTCTCCAATTGAATGCAAAGGGAAAACTGGTCACGTTAGAAGGCGACGAATCGCTCGCGGAGATGGCCAGGCGGAACTTCTCGGAACTTGGCTTCACCAATGCCGAAGTCGTTCAGGGAAGGTTTCAGGATACGCTGGAAGCCGCCGCCAGGCGAATTTGTCCCATCGATTTTGTGTTCATCGACGGACATCATGCGGGGGAGTGGATGACGAAGTACTTTGAGATGGTATTCCCCTTTCTTTCATCGCATGCGCTGGTGTTGTTTGACGACATCCATTGGTCGAGGGATATGAAACGAGCCTGGGATGCGGTGAAGCGCGACCCGCGAATCCTTCTGAACTCGGACCTCTACCAGCTTGGAATTACCATCGTCAATAAGTCAACGCAGTGCACTTACGGCGGCGTGAATGCGGGATAA
- a CDS encoding sugar kinase — MALKIHSAAETEFDLLSLGECMIRLSPPGHQRIELAPFFEAYAGGGEYNVAYALARYGMRTGWISRLVDNPLGAFIKNHARASGMDISEVVWVPYDGSGRADRIGLNFTEVGIGVRASVTMYDRGHTAVSHMKPADVDWKRLFSRRKARWFHTGGIFTALSDSCAETAYESMKAAHDAGAIVSYDLNFRSKLWTSKKAVEVTRRLVPCIDVLIGNEEDFQKVLGFDVEGTDEHLKSLPIDGYKKMVKKVVETYPNVQAVGTTLREVVSGLVNNWSAIMYYDGDFYESRKFSNLEIEDRVGGGDGFCSGFVYGLLHNMSPRECVEMGAAHGALLQSTRGDTSMVTMEEIRHVMGGGSARIKR; from the coding sequence ATGGCATTGAAAATTCATTCAGCAGCAGAAACTGAATTCGACCTTCTCTCACTCGGCGAATGCATGATCCGGCTCAGTCCTCCCGGTCATCAACGAATAGAGCTGGCTCCGTTCTTCGAAGCGTACGCGGGGGGAGGAGAATACAACGTGGCGTACGCCCTCGCACGTTATGGAATGCGGACGGGATGGATTTCGCGACTCGTCGATAATCCTCTCGGCGCGTTCATCAAAAACCACGCGCGCGCCAGCGGCATGGATATCAGCGAAGTCGTGTGGGTTCCGTATGACGGCTCTGGCCGTGCGGACCGCATCGGTTTGAACTTCACGGAAGTGGGGATCGGGGTCCGAGCCAGCGTCACGATGTACGACCGCGGACACACGGCGGTATCGCACATGAAGCCGGCCGACGTCGACTGGAAGCGCCTGTTCAGCCGCCGAAAAGCCCGGTGGTTCCACACCGGAGGCATCTTCACCGCCCTGAGCGACAGCTGCGCTGAGACGGCGTACGAGTCGATGAAGGCGGCTCATGATGCCGGCGCGATCGTAAGCTACGACCTGAACTTCCGCAGCAAGCTCTGGACGAGCAAAAAAGCGGTAGAAGTGACCAGAAGGCTCGTCCCCTGCATCGACGTCCTCATCGGGAACGAAGAAGATTTCCAGAAAGTCCTTGGCTTCGATGTCGAAGGAACCGACGAGCATTTGAAATCGCTCCCGATCGACGGCTATAAGAAGATGGTCAAGAAGGTCGTGGAGACCTATCCCAATGTGCAAGCGGTGGGAACGACGCTTCGCGAGGTTGTCAGCGGCCTCGTCAACAATTGGTCAGCCATCATGTACTACGACGGGGACTTTTACGAGTCCAGAAAGTTCTCAAACCTGGAGATCGAGGACCGGGTCGGAGGGGGGGACGGGTTCTGCAGCGGATTTGTCTACGGCCTCCTCCATAACATGTCTCCCCGGGAATGCGTCGAGATGGGGGCCGCCCACGGCGCCCTTCTGCAGAGCACCCGCGGCGACACGAGCATGGTCACGATGGAAGAGATCAGGCATGTGATGGGGGGCGGCAGCGCGAGGATCAAACGATAA
- a CDS encoding type II CAAX endopeptidase family protein, which yields MTDEMQISPASPSLLRRIFVGPDNIRAGWSIAIFFLLMALFTTVFFFPTKVLLEHFKFRLDDSQPLPACAAETMAFLGVLGASMVMARIEHKPLVSYGLEGTGRLKNFLVGFVSGFAALSVLVGALKLSGFLSFDGQNIFGWQAIMYAVAWQAVFFLVGIYEEYMMRGYIQSTLSRGIGFWWSAFILSAAFGCLHLSNKGESSVGIFSAAFVGFIFCISLWYLKNLWWAIGFHDAWDWAQSYFWGTADSGKVSAGHLFSVHPQGSDLWSGGSTGPEGSLMILFLLPLIALLMWVAWRKRTNNGTEMQTAPSA from the coding sequence ATGACCGATGAGATGCAGATATCGCCAGCTTCCCCTTCATTGCTTCGCCGCATTTTCGTGGGCCCCGACAACATCCGCGCCGGCTGGAGCATCGCGATCTTCTTTCTTCTGATGGCGCTGTTCACAACGGTCTTCTTCTTCCCGACGAAGGTCCTCCTCGAACATTTCAAATTCCGCCTCGACGACTCGCAGCCACTCCCCGCCTGCGCGGCAGAGACAATGGCATTTCTCGGCGTGCTGGGCGCATCGATGGTCATGGCGCGCATCGAGCATAAGCCCCTTGTTTCGTACGGGCTGGAAGGAACAGGCCGGCTCAAAAATTTTCTTGTCGGATTTGTCTCTGGGTTCGCGGCGCTCTCCGTTCTCGTCGGAGCGCTGAAGCTCTCCGGCTTCCTTTCGTTCGACGGACAGAATATTTTCGGATGGCAGGCAATCATGTACGCCGTGGCCTGGCAGGCGGTCTTTTTCCTTGTCGGAATCTACGAAGAATACATGATGAGAGGATATATCCAATCGACGCTCTCCCGCGGCATCGGTTTCTGGTGGAGCGCGTTCATCCTTTCCGCGGCGTTCGGATGCTTACATTTGTCGAACAAAGGGGAGTCGTCGGTGGGCATCTTTTCGGCTGCCTTCGTCGGCTTCATTTTTTGCATCAGCCTCTGGTATCTGAAGAATCTCTGGTGGGCGATAGGGTTTCACGACGCATGGGATTGGGCACAGTCGTATTTCTGGGGGACGGCCGACAGCGGCAAAGTTTCAGCGGGACATTTGTTTTCCGTCCATCCGCAGGGCAGCGATCTTTGGAGCGGCGGCTCCACGGGCCCGGAAGGAAGTCTGATGATCCTCTTCCTTCTCCCTCTCATCGCCCTGCTCATGTGGGTGGCGTGGAGAAAAAGAACCAACAACGGAACGGAGATGCAGACAGCCCCATCGGCGTGA
- a CDS encoding prolipoprotein diacylglyceryl transferase family protein gives MKFLYGFLFAALLPLLLVLWAAATEHSVPLNIIQSDTLGTALAATGLLMVFVGMTSLVVHGKGLPMNAFPPAEYVNRGIYRLIPHPIYTGFCICCFGTALLCHSQSGFWLVSPLATLGCVSLVQGYEKQDLSARFGNRVQKSYISLPLNEERRPLLSERLSVYILVLVPWVLAYEAFVLLGPPADAVTSFLPFEAKLPTLQWTELFYGGTYLFVALLPIIARSAKTLREFSIAGLAATTAMVFFFIFFPLTAPPREFSSDGLFGRLLLLERNNDTCAAAFPSYHVIWAMIAARAYSCSFPRFRFLWRTLAVFIAASCLTTGMHSLADVLAGGAAGFVFLKYREEWEWIRSRAEQLANSWKDWRFGNLRIINHGVYAGVGTGLGVLLAGTLLGPDSLGYILLIVVIGLVTSGLWAQVIEGSPSLLRPYGYYGGVLGAIIGITLAGLLGGNVWALFGAFAVAGPIIQAFGRLRCLVQGCCHGREAPASVGIRYTHKMSRVCRLSDLSGVPLHPTPVYSILWNIGVEMILLRLWFLHAEPSMITGLYLILNGLGRFVEEAYRGEPQTPIVGKLRLYQIMSILSVATGAIFTAIHSAPVTSGLAIRTPAVIAAAVIAAVVWFALGVDFPNSSRRFARLA, from the coding sequence ATGAAATTCCTGTACGGTTTTTTGTTCGCCGCTTTGCTTCCTCTCCTCCTTGTTCTTTGGGCTGCTGCGACGGAGCATTCTGTCCCTCTCAATATCATACAATCCGATACGCTTGGCACCGCACTTGCAGCGACGGGGTTACTGATGGTCTTTGTCGGGATGACTTCTCTTGTCGTGCATGGCAAAGGCCTCCCGATGAACGCATTCCCGCCGGCGGAATATGTCAATAGAGGAATCTACCGCCTTATTCCTCACCCGATCTACACCGGCTTTTGCATCTGCTGTTTCGGAACTGCCCTCCTTTGCCATTCGCAGAGCGGCTTCTGGCTGGTTTCTCCTCTTGCAACGCTCGGATGCGTTTCATTGGTGCAGGGGTATGAGAAACAGGATCTGTCGGCCCGATTCGGAAACCGGGTACAGAAAAGTTACATCTCCCTTCCTCTCAACGAAGAACGAAGACCGTTGCTGAGCGAACGTCTCTCGGTGTACATCCTCGTCCTCGTCCCATGGGTTCTCGCATACGAAGCGTTCGTCCTCCTGGGACCGCCTGCCGATGCGGTCACATCGTTTCTTCCTTTCGAGGCCAAACTACCGACGCTTCAATGGACCGAGTTGTTTTATGGCGGAACATATTTGTTCGTGGCGCTTCTCCCCATCATCGCGCGGTCGGCAAAAACGCTCAGAGAATTTTCCATTGCCGGGCTCGCTGCGACTACGGCCATGGTATTTTTCTTCATCTTTTTTCCGCTCACCGCTCCGCCGAGGGAATTTTCCTCCGATGGATTATTCGGCAGATTGCTTCTTCTTGAGCGGAACAACGATACGTGTGCGGCAGCATTTCCTTCATACCATGTCATATGGGCGATGATCGCGGCACGCGCATATTCATGCTCCTTTCCCCGTTTTAGATTTCTCTGGCGGACCCTGGCCGTTTTCATCGCGGCAAGTTGTCTGACGACCGGTATGCACTCGCTCGCCGATGTACTTGCCGGCGGCGCAGCGGGTTTTGTCTTTCTGAAATATCGGGAAGAATGGGAATGGATTCGTTCGCGCGCCGAGCAGCTTGCAAACTCGTGGAAGGATTGGCGCTTTGGAAATCTTCGCATCATCAATCACGGAGTGTACGCGGGCGTTGGAACGGGGCTTGGCGTTCTTCTCGCCGGGACCTTGCTCGGCCCCGATTCGCTCGGATACATTCTTCTTATTGTGGTCATCGGGCTTGTGACCTCCGGCCTCTGGGCTCAGGTCATTGAGGGATCTCCAAGTCTTTTGCGGCCGTACGGCTACTACGGCGGCGTGCTGGGAGCCATCATCGGGATCACTCTTGCCGGTCTGCTTGGCGGGAATGTCTGGGCATTGTTCGGCGCGTTTGCCGTTGCGGGGCCGATCATCCAGGCGTTCGGAAGATTACGCTGCCTCGTTCAGGGATGCTGCCATGGCCGGGAAGCGCCGGCCTCCGTCGGCATTCGCTACACGCATAAAATGTCCCGCGTCTGCCGTTTGTCGGATCTCTCCGGCGTTCCGCTTCACCCCACTCCCGTGTATTCTATTCTCTGGAACATCGGCGTTGAAATGATCCTTCTGAGGCTCTGGTTTCTGCATGCCGAGCCGTCGATGATCACCGGGCTTTATCTGATCCTTAATGGGTTGGGAAGGTTCGTGGAAGAAGCTTACCGCGGGGAACCGCAAACGCCGATCGTCGGGAAATTGCGTCTCTACCAAATCATGTCCATCCTCAGCGTGGCAACCGGAGCTATCTTTACGGCGATCCATTCAGCCCCGGTAACGTCTGGGCTCGCAATAAGAACGCCCGCCGTGATCGCCGCCGCGGTCATTGCGGCTGTTGTGTGGTTCGCTTTGGGAGTCGACTTTCCGAATTCGAGCAGGAGATTTGCACGGCTGGCGTAG
- a CDS encoding formylglycine-generating enzyme family protein, whose product MRNPIVNFLLLAILLLETACLAQHSDGPPKTTAARTDTVKHGLIEKGVKIDSLSVERTDSIGWVFVQGGPTGDFSISKTEITFAQYDEFCEASGYPKPDDNGWGRGKRPVINVNLSDAHAFCTWLSAKTGENIQLPDEREWEFAAQGGKKGGGFVYSGNNKPDGVAWYAGNSVLKTHDVASKQPNELGIYDMSGNVWEWCGNSGAIRGGCWHDKDKYCRISNRFDNDPAVRSIYIGFRIVKK is encoded by the coding sequence ATGAGAAACCCGATCGTGAATTTTCTTCTCCTTGCGATCCTTTTGCTGGAGACCGCCTGTTTGGCTCAGCATTCCGACGGCCCCCCGAAAACCACAGCTGCTCGCACGGATACGGTCAAACATGGCCTGATTGAAAAAGGAGTCAAGATAGATTCCCTCTCCGTGGAGAGGACGGATTCAATCGGCTGGGTATTTGTCCAAGGGGGACCGACGGGAGATTTTAGTATTTCCAAAACAGAAATCACCTTTGCTCAGTACGATGAATTTTGCGAAGCATCGGGATATCCGAAGCCGGACGACAACGGCTGGGGACGGGGCAAGCGGCCGGTGATCAATGTCAACCTTTCCGACGCACACGCATTTTGCACGTGGCTCTCGGCGAAAACAGGGGAGAACATTCAACTTCCGGATGAGCGTGAATGGGAATTTGCCGCACAAGGGGGAAAGAAAGGCGGCGGATTCGTTTACAGCGGAAACAACAAGCCGGACGGCGTAGCGTGGTATGCGGGCAATTCCGTGCTTAAGACACACGATGTGGCATCCAAGCAGCCGAATGAGCTGGGCATCTATGACATGAGCGGCAACGTATGGGAGTGGTGCGGAAATTCCGGTGCGATCCGCGGGGGCTGCTGGCACGACAAGGACAAGTACTGCCGGATCTCAAACCGGTTTGACAACGATCCCGCGGTGCGCAGCATCTACATCGGATTTCGCATCGTCAAGAAATAG